Proteins from a genomic interval of Lolium perenne isolate Kyuss_39 chromosome 1, Kyuss_2.0, whole genome shotgun sequence:
- the LOC127294551 gene encoding putrescine hydroxycinnamoyltransferase 1: protein MDRIGEVVVAESCLVTPSTETPRRALWLSPLDLFYANRGHIPLVSFYRPSCSGATDFFDVTRLKTALSKALVPFYPLAGRLDVGQDSRLQINCDGQGALFLVAHTSSLTVEDLSDFKPSPELRRLLVPHLNSAEAAPIICAIQVTFFRCGGVAIGAALHHLAVDGNAASYFFRAWTAFCKDGERAVVDLPCHDRALLSAREPPVVRPDALSILCPSLNLSEASGPVATEVFLLGKDHVSALKRICGGATTFCAVSAHMWRCMCLARRLLPGSTTRLVFPANVRRSLNPPLLDRYFGNAVIILATAGKTQDIIAPGGLASVAGRIRGLIGRMDDEVVRSAVDQLELAKIDGRPARGSLPATDLRVISWLGMPLYDMDFRWGKPVAALRVESNYGGFVHLMDASPQDGGGVRVIVCAEAAILSDFKRLLYANLQHSVL, encoded by the exons ATGGATCGAATAGGTGAAGTGGTGGTGGCAGAGTCCTGCCTCGTGACGCCGAGTACGGAGACGCCGAGGAGAGCCCTATGGCTCTCCCCGCTCGACCTCTTCTACGCCAACAGAGGCCACATCCCGCTCGTCTCTTTCTACCGTCCTTCCTGCAGCGGCGCCACCGACTTCTTCGACGTGACTAGGCTCAAGACGGCGCTAAGCAAGGCCCTCGTCCCCTTTTACCCTCTTGCCGGCCGGCTCGACGTCGGCCAAGACAGCAGGCTGCAGATCAACTGCGATGGCCAGGGCGCGCTCTTTCTCGTGGCCCATACCTCTAGTCTCACCGTCGAAGACTTGAGTGACTTTAAGCCGTCGCCGGAGCTACGAAGGCTGCTCGTTCCCCACCTCAACTCAGCCGAGGCGGCACCTATCATCTGCGCCATCCAG GTTACCTTTTTCAGGTGCGGTGGGGTTGCCATAGGGGCGGCGCTGCACCATCTCGCCGTGGACGGCAACGCTGCGTCTTACTTCTTTCGGGCATGGACTGCCTTCTGCAAGGACGGCGAGAGAGCCGTGGTGGACCTGCCCTGCCACGACCGGGCCCTGCTGTCCGCGCGTGAACCGCCGGTCGTCCGTCCCGACGCCCTCTCCATTCTCTGCCCATCGCTAAACTTATCCGAGGCGTCGGGCCCCGTCGCCACCGAGGTTTTCCTCCTCGGCAAGGACCACGTCTCCGCTCTCAAGCGCATCTGCGGTGGCGCGACCACCTTCTGCGCCGTGAGCGCGCACATGTGGCGGTGCATGTGCTTGGCCCGACGGCTGCTGCCGGGCTCCACCACGCGGCTCGTGTTCCCGGCCAACGTCCGGCGCAGCCTCAACCCGCCGCTCCTGGACCGCTACTTCGGCAACGCCGTCATCATCCTGGCCACCGCAGGCAAGACACAAGATATCATCGCCCCGGGCGGCCTGGCCTCCGTCGCGGGAAGGATCAGAGGCCTCATTGGCCGGATGGACGACGAGGTGGTGCGCTCGGCGGTCGACCAACTCGAGCTGGCCAAGATCGACGGACGGCCTGCTCGGGGAAGCCTGCCGGCAACGGACCTGAGGGTGATCAGCTGGCTGGGCATGCCGCTCTACGACATGGACTTCCGTTGGGGGAAGCCAGTGGCGGCGCTGCGTGTTGAATCAAACTACGGAGGCTTCGTGCACCTGATGGACGCTTCGCCACAAGACGGCGGCGGCGTGCGCGTTATCGTGTGTGCAGAGGCCGCAATTCTCAGTGACTTTAAGCGGTTGTTGTACGCCAACCTGCAGCACTCCGTGCTCTAG